One window of Vitis riparia cultivar Riparia Gloire de Montpellier isolate 1030 chromosome 5, EGFV_Vit.rip_1.0, whole genome shotgun sequence genomic DNA carries:
- the LOC117914130 gene encoding putative pentatricopeptide repeat-containing protein At3g15130, whose amino-acid sequence MSERQRLAKLLRNCSKNGLFDQGLQVHAAAVNMGFGFDLIMNNDLIDMYGKCSRVDLACSVFDRMLERNVVSWTALMCGYLQEGNAKGSLALLCEMGYSGVKPNEFTFSTSLKACGALGVVENGMQIHGMCVKSGFEWVSVVGNATIDMYSKCGRIGMAEQVFKKMPFRNLVSWNAMIAGHTHEGNGRKSLVLFQRMQGQGEVPDEFTFTSTLKACGALGAIRGGTQIHASLITRGFPISIRNIIAGAIVDLYAKCGYLFEAQKVFDQIEQKNVISWSALIQGFAQEGNLLEAMDLFRQLRESVSNVDGFVLSIMMGVFADLALVEQGKQMHCYTLKVPSGLDISVANSIIDMYLKCGLTEEAERLFSEMQVRNVVSWTVMITGYGKHGLGGKAIHLFNRMQLDGIEPDEVAYLALLSACSHSGLIRESQEYFSRLCNNHQMKPNIEHYACMVDILGRAGQLKEAKNLIENMKLKPNEGIWQTLLSACRVHGNLEIGREVGEILFRMDTDNPVNYVMMSNIYAEAGYWKECERVRKLVKAKGLKKEAGQSWVEINKEIHFFYGGDDTHPLTEKILEMLKEMERRVKEETGYAYGLRFALHDVEEESKEENLRVHSEKLAIGLALVRDGMEKNGGVIRVFKNLRVCGDCHEFIKGLSKILKKVFVVRDANRFHKFEDGLCSCGDYW is encoded by the coding sequence ATGAGCGAGCGGCAAAGGCTAGCGAAGCTGTTGAGGAACTGTTCCAAGAATGGGTTATTTGATCAAGGATTGCAAGTTCATGCAGCTGCGGTGAATATGGGATTTGGGTTTGATTTGATAATGAACAATGATCTCATAGATATGTACGGAAAATGTAGCAGGGTTGACTTGGCCTGCTCTGTGTTTGATAGAATGCTTGAGAGAAATGTGGTGTCTTGGACTGCTCTCATGTGTGGTTATTTACAGGAGGGTAATGCCAAAGGATCATTGGCTCTCTTGTGCGAAATGGGATATTCGGGTGTTAAGCCAAATGAATTCACTTTCTCCACCAGTCTTAAAGCTTGTGGAGCTTTGGGTGTCGTGGAGAATGGAATGCAGATTCATGGAATGTGTGTTAAAAGTGGGTTTGAATGGGTTTCTGTGGTGGGCAATGCTACCATTGACATGTACTCAAAATGTGGGAGAATTGGTATGGCGGAGCAGGTGTTCAAGAAGATGCCTTTTAGGAATCTTGTAAGTTGGAATGCAATGATTGCGGGACATACCCATGAAGGAAATGGCAGGAAATCTCTAGTTTTATTCCAGAGAATGCAAGGACAGGGGGAAGTCCCAGATGAATTCACATTTACAAGCACTTTAAAGGCTTGTGGTGCTCTTGGAGCAATCCGCGGAGGAACCCAAATTCATGCTTCCTTAATAACAAGGGGCTTTCCAATTTCCATTCGTAATATTATTGCAGGTGCAATTGTTGATTTGTATGCAAAATGTGGGTACTTATTTGAAGCACAAAAAGTATTTGATCAAATTGAACAGAAGAATGTGATATCGTGGTCTGCTCTAATTCAAGGTTTTGCTCAAGAGGGAAACCTACTAGAGGCCATGGACTTGTTTAGACAACTAAGGGAGAGTGTCTCTAACGTTGATGGATTTGTTCTCTCAATCATGATGGGTGTCTTTGCTGATCTTGCTCTGGTAGAGCAAGGGAAGCAAATGCATTGCTACACCCTTAAAGTGCCATCTGGTTTGGACATTTCAGTAGCTAATTCGATCATTGATATGTACCTCAAGTGTGGGTTAACAGAAGAAGCAGAAAGGCTTTTCAGTGAAATGCAGGTGAGAAATGTAGTTTCTTGGACAGTTATGATCACTGGGTATGGAAAGCATGGTCTTGGAGGAAAAGCCATTCATCTCTTCAACAGAATGCAGTTAGATGGCATTGAACCGGATGAGGTGGCTTACTTGGCACTGCTCTCAGCCTGTAGCCATTCAGGACTAATAAGAGAAAGTCAAGAATACTTCTCAAGATTGTGTAACAACCATCAAATGAAACCTAACATTGAGCATTATGCTTGCATGGTTGATATCCTTGGCCGTGCTGGTCAGCTAAAAGAAGCAAAGAATCTAATAGAGAACATGAAGCTAAAACCAAATGAAGGTATATGGCAGACATTGCTCAGTGCTTGTAGAGTACATGGCAACTTGGAAATAGGGAGAGAAGTAGGAGAGATTCTATTTAGAATGGACACTGATAATCCGGTCAATTATGTAATGATGTCCAATATTTATGCTGAGGCCGGCTACTGGAAAGAGTGTGAAAGAGTGAGAAAATTGGTTAAGGCAAAAGGGTTGAAGAAAGAAGCAGGACAGAGTTGGGTTGAGATTAACAAGGAGATCCATTTTTTCTATGGTGGAGATGACACACACCCATTAACAGAGAAAATTCTTGAGATGTTAAAGGAAATGGAAAGAAGGGTGAAAGAAGAGACGGGTTATGCTTATGGGTTGAGGTTTGCATTGCATGATGTGGAGGAGGAGTCAAAGGAGGAAAACTTGAGAGTTCACAGTGAGAAGTTGGCAATTGGTTTGGCATTGGTTCGCGATGGCATGGAAAAGAACGGAGGAGTTATTCGGGTTTTCAAGAACTTGAGAGTTTGTGGGGATTGTCATGAGTTCATCAAGGGTTTatcaaaaattttgaagaagGTGTTTGTGGTGAGAGATGCTAATAGATTTCACAAGTTTGAGGATGGATTATGTTCCTGTGGAGATTATTGGTGA